One segment of Colius striatus isolate bColStr4 chromosome 23, bColStr4.1.hap1, whole genome shotgun sequence DNA contains the following:
- the LOC133627609 gene encoding proline-rich protein 2-like — protein sequence MLLSPCPCPCARVRITNPHRYAHSRGCVPMPVSVPASPPPAQCHGRVSVPTAASLSRFPYPRAHGRIPVPVPVCPRPPRRPPSRSRGSLTSPISVSPFIATSPSPRPRPPHRPWRRAPVPAAASRSPCPRTRSRLPVPRRYLPARAVPCCAGTSLLVPCRAVPRRAGTSLLVPCRAVPRRAGTSLLVPCRYLPARAVPCRAVPCRAAPCRYLPARAVPRRYLRAPMPGGAGRRAPVWLFLRAARGRCRCRKPRPPPPFNSRGAPSHFPPRAADAVTPRRADAHPPPSRPRRRAVPAAEPSPPPSRPRRRAVPAAGPSPPPGRPRRRAVPAAGPSPPPGRPRRRAVPAAGPSPPPGRPRRRAVPAAGPSPPPGRPRRRAVPAAGPSPPPGRPRRRAVPAAGPSPPPGRPRRRAAGESRSRFPTPRAAAGESRSRFPTPRAAAGESRSRFPTPRAAAGESRSRFPTPRAAAGESRSRFPTPRAAAGESRSRFPTPRAAAGESRSRFPTPRAAAGESRSRFPTPRAAAGESRSRFPTPRAAAVPLPLPDPPGRRR from the exons ATGCTTCTGTCTCCATGCCCATGCCCCTGTGCCCGTGTCCGCATCACAAACCCGCACCGCTATGCCCATTCCCGTGGCTGCGTGCCCATGCCTGTGTCCGTGCCTGCCTCGCCGCCCCCGGCCCAGTGCCATGGCCGCGTCTCCGTGCCCACAGCAGCGTCGCTGTCCCGGTTCCCGTACCCCCGTGCCCATGGCCGCATCCCCGTCCCTGTACCCGTATGCCCGCGCCCACCTCGCCGCCCTCCTTCCCGTTCCCGTGgcagcctcaccagccccatTTCCGTGTCCCCGTTCATAGCCACATCCCCATCCCCGCGCCCGCGCCCGCCTCACCGGCCCTGGCGGCGTGCTCCCGTGCCCGCTGCCGCCTCCCGGTCCCCGTGCCCCCGTACCCGCAGTCGCCTCCCCGTGCCGCGCCGGTACCTCCCTGCTCGTGCTGTGCCGTGCTGCGCCGGTACCTCCCTGctcgtgccgtgccgtgccgtgccgcgccgcgccggTACCTCCCTGctcgtgccgtgccgtgccgtgccgcgccgcgccggTACCTCCCTGCTCGTGCCGTGCCGGTACCTCCCTGctcgtgccgtgccgtgccgtgccgtgccgtgccgtgccgcgccgTGCCGGTACCTCCCTGCTCGTGCCGTGCCGCGCCGGTACCTCCGCGCGCCCATgccgggcggggccgggcgaAGGGCGCCAGTGTGGTTGTTCCTCCGCGCCGCCAGgggccgctgccgctgccgcaaGCCCCGCCCACCGCCGCCTTTTAACAGCCGCGGCGCCCCCAGCCACTTTCCGCCGCGCGCCGCTGACGCCGTCACACCGCGACGCGCTGACGCGCACCCGCCGCCGAGCCGTCCCCGCCGCCGAGCCGTCCCCGCCGCCGAGCCGTCCCCGCCGCCGAGCCGTCCCCGCCGCCGGGCCGTCCCCGCCGCCGGGCCGTCCCCGCCGCCGGGCCGTCCCCGCCGCCGGGCCGTCCCCGCCGCCGGGCCGTCCCCGCCGCCGGGCCGTCCCCGCCGCCGGGCCGTCCCCGCCGCCGGGCCGTCCCCGCCGCCGGGCCGTCCCCGCCGCCGGGCCGTCCCCGCCGCCGGGCCGTCCCCGCCGCCGGGCCGTCCCCGCCGCCGGGCCGTCCCCGCCGCCGGGCCGTCCCCGCCGCCGGGCCGTCCCCGCCGCCGGGCCGTCCCCGCCGCCGGGCCGTCCCCGCCGCCGGGCCGTCCCCGCCGCCGAGCCGCCGGTGAGTCCCGCTCCCGCTTCCCGACCCCCCGGGCCGCCGCCGGTGAGTCCCGCTCCCGCTTCCCGACCCCCCGGGCCGCCGCCGGTGAGTCCCGCTCCCGCTTCCCGACCCCCCGGGCCGCCGCCGGTGAGTCCCGCTCCCGCTTCCCGACCCCCCGGGCCGCCGCCGGTGAGTCCCGCTCCCGCTTCCCGACCCCCCGGGCCGCCGCCGGTGAGTCCCGCTCCCGCTTCCCGACCCCCCGGGCCGCCGCCGGTGAGTCCCGCTCCCGCTTCCCGACCCCCCGGGCCGCCGCCGGTGAGTCCCGCTCCCGCTTCCCGACCCCCCGGGCCGCCGCCGGTGAGTCCCGCTCCCGCTTCCCGACCCCCCGGGCCGCCGCCG TCCCGCTCCCGCTTCCCGACCCCCCGGGCCGCCGCCGGTGA